Proteins encoded within one genomic window of Acidimicrobiales bacterium:
- a CDS encoding dipeptide ABC transporter ATP-binding protein, whose translation MTAPGGDVLVSATDVVKHFPVQSGSLRRSRDVVHAVDGVSLEVRRGETLGIVGETGCGKSTLARCIARLFDLTSGKVVFDGQDISRLKPRHLRPVRREVQMIFQDPYGSLNPKRRVGSIIGDPFAIHGVARGDERKRRVQELMEVVGLNPEHYNRFPAEFSGGQRQRIGVARALALRPKLIVCDEPVSALDVSIQAQIVNLLSDLQDQFQLTYIFIAHDLSVVRHVSDRVAIMYLGKIVEMAPVEDIYTRARHPYAKALLSAVPVPDPKTASQRERIILVGDVPSPINPPSGCRFHPRCPKAQQRCVDEVPDLVPRLSDDASHLAACHFPVADGEDLTASRPTISTEDRVVEPELVGLEVLHGLSDRTEGGTQ comes from the coding sequence ATGACCGCACCAGGGGGCGACGTGTTGGTGTCGGCGACCGACGTGGTGAAACATTTCCCCGTCCAGTCGGGGAGTCTGAGGCGCTCCCGCGATGTCGTGCATGCAGTCGACGGCGTCAGCCTGGAGGTCCGCCGGGGCGAGACGCTCGGTATCGTCGGTGAGACCGGCTGCGGCAAGTCCACCCTGGCCCGGTGCATCGCCCGCCTGTTCGACCTGACCTCGGGAAAGGTCGTCTTCGACGGCCAGGACATAAGCCGGTTGAAGCCTCGCCACCTCCGCCCGGTCCGGCGCGAGGTGCAGATGATCTTCCAGGATCCTTATGGCTCGCTCAATCCGAAGCGCCGGGTGGGCTCGATCATCGGAGATCCGTTCGCCATTCACGGGGTGGCCCGGGGCGATGAGCGCAAGCGCCGGGTCCAGGAGCTGATGGAGGTCGTCGGCCTCAATCCCGAGCACTACAACAGGTTCCCGGCCGAGTTCTCCGGTGGCCAGCGCCAGCGGATCGGGGTGGCCCGAGCCCTCGCTCTGCGTCCGAAGCTGATCGTCTGTGACGAGCCCGTGTCAGCGCTCGACGTGTCGATCCAGGCGCAGATCGTCAACCTGCTGTCGGACCTGCAGGACCAGTTCCAGCTGACGTACATCTTCATCGCCCACGATCTGTCCGTGGTGCGCCACGTGAGCGATCGGGTGGCCATTATGTACTTGGGCAAGATCGTCGAGATGGCTCCGGTCGAAGACATCTACACCCGCGCTCGGCACCCTTACGCCAAGGCTCTCTTGTCGGCCGTTCCGGTACCGGATCCGAAGACGGCTTCGCAACGTGAGCGGATCATCCTCGTCGGCGACGTGCCTTCGCCGATCAACCCCCCGAGCGGCTGCCGGTTCCACCCCCGCTGCCCGAAGGCCCAGCAACGATGCGTCGACGAGGTGCCGGATCTCGTGCCACGGCTGTCAGACGACGCGTCGCACCTCGCCGCGTGCCATTTCCCGGTAGCCGACGGCGAAGACCTCACGGCTAGCAGGCCCACTATCTCCACCGAAGACCGCGTGGTAGAACCCGAGTTGGTTGGCCTGGAGGTTCTTCACGGCCTCTCGGATCGGACCGAGGGAGGCACACAATGA
- a CDS encoding ABC transporter substrate-binding protein has product MARLNRRALAAAAAALIAASGCSSSHSPRGTPPARQGAPPPSAAPVTELSYAVNSSPPANWNILAAGTDQQALSAVADQVWPSVFTFGPDFNPVLNTALVQSATETSQYPQTIVYKINPEARWSDGTPVSGADFVYNWSVQSGSAATTDVNGKAFTPASISGYSDVKSVTISPASSDVVTVVFSTPDPDWTALFRHLLPAHVAQRVGFDTGFTDPIADLVSDGPYVVASYDPSGVVHLVRNPSYAGPPAAALELDVHFLPDTEQITSALTAGQISCASVPATAAALSTLKSAGNLTVNVAPGSTYIDVVFNAKSGPMRSADTRAAVTQAIARSGVISQALAGVDPQAPPTANRFLVTGESGYTANTTPPLPGGKAPPTSVAGLRFEVTLTDAVAVAASQAVAEQLDAAGFQVETTTSGTWDIALIERQLTPWPSQVITAYSSGSPANLGGVSSAALDQAVAAAAAASGSQRPVLIDQVDEAAWQAYADLPIVAIPQVLACQSNVSGAAPNPSPDGPAFNAARWGLTSGSP; this is encoded by the coding sequence GTGGCTCGCCTCAATCGGCGAGCGCTTGCCGCTGCGGCGGCGGCCCTCATCGCTGCGAGCGGCTGCAGCTCGTCCCACAGCCCCCGCGGTACGCCGCCGGCTCGTCAAGGCGCTCCGCCTCCGTCGGCCGCGCCGGTGACCGAGCTGAGCTACGCAGTCAACTCCAGCCCGCCTGCCAACTGGAACATCCTCGCCGCGGGGACCGACCAGCAGGCTCTCTCAGCCGTCGCCGACCAGGTGTGGCCGTCGGTCTTCACCTTCGGGCCTGACTTCAATCCGGTTCTGAACACGGCGCTGGTCCAGTCGGCCACGGAGACGTCCCAATACCCCCAGACGATCGTCTACAAGATCAATCCCGAGGCGAGGTGGTCGGACGGAACCCCGGTGTCCGGCGCCGATTTTGTCTACAACTGGTCGGTCCAGTCGGGGAGTGCCGCGACCACCGACGTGAACGGGAAGGCGTTCACCCCGGCCAGCATCAGCGGGTACAGCGACGTGAAGTCCGTGACCATTTCGCCGGCCTCATCCGACGTCGTCACCGTGGTCTTCTCGACGCCAGACCCTGACTGGACAGCGCTCTTCCGCCACCTGCTTCCGGCGCACGTGGCCCAGCGAGTCGGCTTCGACACCGGATTCACCGACCCCATTGCCGACCTTGTCTCCGATGGTCCCTACGTGGTCGCTTCCTACGATCCGTCTGGCGTCGTTCACCTTGTCCGCAACCCGTCTTATGCCGGCCCACCCGCAGCAGCCCTGGAACTCGACGTGCACTTCCTGCCTGACACAGAGCAGATCACCTCTGCTCTCACGGCCGGCCAGATCAGCTGCGCAAGCGTTCCTGCCACGGCGGCCGCTCTTTCAACCCTGAAATCGGCCGGCAACCTGACAGTGAACGTCGCCCCCGGGTCGACCTACATCGACGTTGTCTTCAACGCGAAGAGCGGGCCGATGCGCTCCGCCGACACCCGCGCCGCCGTCACCCAGGCGATCGCACGCTCGGGGGTCATCTCGCAGGCTCTCGCCGGCGTCGACCCCCAGGCCCCGCCCACCGCCAACCGGTTCCTGGTGACGGGGGAGTCCGGTTACACGGCGAACACAACCCCACCTCTGCCGGGAGGCAAGGCGCCACCTACCTCCGTCGCGGGTCTCCGGTTCGAGGTGACGCTGACCGACGCGGTGGCGGTGGCCGCGTCGCAGGCGGTCGCCGAGCAGCTCGACGCCGCCGGCTTCCAGGTGGAGACAACCACTTCGGGCACCTGGGACATCGCCTTGATCGAGCGACAGCTGACACCCTGGCCGTCACAGGTGATCACCGCCTACAGCTCCGGCTCCCCGGCGAATCTGGGCGGGGTGTCCAGCGCTGCGTTGGATCAGGCAGTCGCTGCAGCTGCCGCGGCTTCAGGATCGCAGCGCCCGGTATTGATCGACCAGGTCGATGAAGCGGCCTGGCAGGCCTACGCGGATCTCCCGATAGTCGCCATACCTCAGGTCCTCGCGTGCCAGTCGAACGTCAGCGGCGCGGCACCGAACCCGTCGCCCGACGGTCCGGCGTTCAACGCCGCCAGGTGGGGACTGACCAGCGGCTCGCCCTAG
- a CDS encoding ABC transporter permease gives MARFLIRRILLGLFVVWLTVTLVFLIFFVGPGPQDVARRLAGKQATPQQVHLVLLRLHLNQPMIKVYWHFVWNQLLHAKLYSYIHDQPVTTVIREAFPLTLSLAIGAAIIWFVLGVLSGVLSAVRRGSIWDRSATATALFFYSTPVFVLGLILLYVFYFQFSRAGIHVFPGQGPGAVPHNPLTFFKSFLLPWMALALISAATYTRLTRGSMLEVMGEDYIRTARSKGLLERRVIYRHALRSALTPVVSQFGIDVGTLLGGAILTEYTFGIPGLGWTAVHAIEQNDLPVIIGIVVVATAAVVAANILVDIFYAFLDPRVRLH, from the coding sequence ATGGCCCGCTTCCTGATCCGCCGGATCCTTCTCGGACTGTTCGTCGTATGGCTCACAGTCACGCTCGTCTTCCTGATCTTCTTCGTCGGTCCCGGTCCTCAGGACGTCGCCAGGCGGCTCGCCGGCAAGCAGGCGACGCCTCAGCAGGTTCACCTCGTCCTGCTGCGACTTCACCTCAATCAGCCGATGATCAAGGTCTACTGGCACTTCGTCTGGAACCAGTTGCTGCACGCCAAGCTGTACTCGTACATTCACGATCAGCCCGTGACCACTGTGATCCGTGAGGCCTTCCCGCTGACGCTGTCGCTCGCGATCGGTGCCGCGATCATCTGGTTCGTGCTGGGCGTCCTGTCCGGTGTGCTCTCAGCGGTCCGCCGCGGCTCCATCTGGGACCGTTCGGCCACGGCTACGGCGCTGTTCTTCTACTCGACGCCGGTGTTCGTACTCGGCCTGATCCTCCTGTACGTGTTCTACTTCCAGTTCAGCCGGGCCGGGATCCATGTGTTCCCGGGACAGGGGCCCGGGGCGGTCCCGCACAACCCTCTTACGTTCTTCAAGAGCTTCCTGCTGCCGTGGATGGCGCTCGCGCTCATCTCCGCGGCGACCTACACGCGGCTGACTCGCGGGTCGATGCTCGAGGTGATGGGGGAGGACTACATCCGCACCGCCCGGTCCAAGGGACTGCTCGAGCGGCGAGTGATATACCGCCATGCTCTCCGCTCTGCGTTGACACCGGTCGTGAGCCAGTTCGGCATCGACGTCGGGACCCTCCTCGGTGGTGCGATCCTGACCGAGTACACGTTCGGGATCCCGGGTCTGGGCTGGACGGCCGTCCATGCGATCGAGCAGAACGATCTTCCGGTGATCATCGGGATCGTCGTGGTGGCCACGGCGGCCGTCGTCGCGGCGAACATCCTCGTCGACATCTTCTACGCCTTCCTCGACCCCCGAGTTCGCTTGCACTAG
- a CDS encoding ABC transporter permease, translating to MSLSASSSVETVREPGSPLSGATGEEVAAKIEGRGTWQLAWARLRRDRAAMIALGVIVVIILVAIFAPLFATVTGHGVNQQFRNTGLSPDGLPRGPNGTFVLGTDDQGRDVLVRIAYGTRISLFVGVAVTLIVVVIGGLLGLAAGYLGGIVDTLIARLIDIVLSLPYLMFAISLVSVGFLGGNQGKLLGVKGLPIIVFVIAVFAWAAIARIVRGQVLSIREKEYIEAARSLGASSWRIMIVDILPNVTTQLIVYATLLIPVTIVTEAALSFLGLGIPPPTADWGQMISESQVLYQQAWWFLFFPSAALVITTLAFNIFGDGIRDALDPRLERI from the coding sequence ATGAGCTTGAGTGCATCATCATCCGTCGAGACGGTTCGGGAGCCGGGTTCTCCTCTCAGCGGAGCCACCGGTGAAGAGGTGGCGGCGAAGATCGAGGGGCGCGGCACATGGCAGCTCGCGTGGGCGCGTCTCAGGCGCGACCGGGCAGCCATGATCGCCTTGGGCGTGATCGTGGTCATCATCCTCGTGGCCATCTTCGCCCCGTTGTTCGCCACCGTGACCGGCCACGGCGTCAACCAGCAGTTCCGTAACACCGGCCTCTCGCCCGACGGTCTGCCTCGCGGTCCGAACGGCACCTTCGTGCTCGGAACCGATGACCAGGGCCGCGACGTCCTCGTCCGGATCGCATACGGCACGCGCATATCCCTGTTTGTGGGCGTCGCTGTGACCCTCATCGTCGTGGTGATCGGCGGTCTTCTGGGCCTGGCTGCCGGCTACCTCGGCGGAATCGTCGACACGCTGATCGCGCGGCTGATCGACATCGTGTTGTCCCTGCCCTACCTCATGTTCGCCATCTCCCTGGTGTCGGTCGGCTTCTTGGGGGGCAACCAGGGGAAGCTGCTCGGAGTCAAAGGTCTTCCGATCATCGTGTTCGTGATCGCGGTGTTCGCGTGGGCGGCGATCGCGAGGATCGTCCGGGGGCAGGTGTTGTCCATCCGGGAGAAGGAGTACATCGAGGCAGCACGATCCCTCGGGGCCAGTTCGTGGCGGATCATGATCGTCGACATCCTGCCGAACGTCACCACTCAGCTCATCGTCTACGCGACTCTGCTGATCCCGGTGACGATCGTGACCGAGGCGGCTCTCTCCTTTCTTGGGCTGGGCATACCGCCACCCACCGCCGACTGGGGCCAGATGATCTCTGAGTCGCAGGTCCTGTACCAGCAGGCGTGGTGGTTCCTCTTCTTCCCGAGCGCCGCGCTGGTGATAACGACTCTCGCGTTCAACATCTTCGGCGACGGGATACGCGATGCACTCGATCCTCGCCTGGAACGGATATAG